GATTTTTGTCAGCGCACACGCTGTACAGACAGCTAGCGGACCGTGAGGAGATACTCACAAAATGCATTGGATTAGAACTGCTGACTGCACCTTTTAAATGGTCTCTGAACATCACTGGAGGAGAGGTCTATGGTGCTCAAGTATTATGTATCAGGTTTTGGCCACACAGATAAAACTTAAATTCAATGTTTGGATTtgaagacaataagaaaaacataGAATATCACCAGAAAGTGTGATTTACATTgtaatattttaactttgtaccTCTTCAATCATGTTAACTAATCTGCATTGTCTGTACTGACCATCAAACTGTGTCAAGTGTCACTCTGTAAGTACACAGCACCCTCTGTTGTTCAACATCATGTCCTGTAGCTTAAATCACAGACACATTCAgtaggatggatggatggatggatggatagatggatagatggatagatagatagagacctcagatgtcatacctggaatctgctggagccactctcccagtttgggggtcacagcTGCAAGTGCTCTGATTaaccactggcaccactgttgcctttccTCTTAGCTCAGTCATCCTCAACCACCTTCGGAGGTGTCTTCCATTCTGACCTTGGGACCTCCagcccatactcagtgcagatTGTCCTGTTCACTGtgccagccacttggttatggtgttCCATGTATGCTCTTCCTGCCTGTATCTTACACCCCGCTATTATGTGCTAAACTGTCTCAGGAGCAtttttgcacagcctgcacctggggTCCTGTCTGGTGTGGTAGACCCCTGCTCCTGCCTGTTCTTGTGCTGCCACAATTAGTGCTTCTGTGCTGTCTTTCAGTCCAGCCTTTTCCAGCCACTAGTAGGATTCCTTGATGTCGGCCACCTCTTCAATCTGTTGATGGTGCATGCCATGCAGGGGCTTGTCTTTCCATGAtggttcatcctcctcttctgcatTCTTGGGTTTCTGCTGCCTAAAGTAGTGACTTAGCAGCACTCACTGGGGGCCATCTTCCTGATGTACTCCTGGATCATACAtacaacatgtaaataaatataatccGACTAATATTGTGTATAATGTGCAATATTACAAGgtttatttattgtcattgcacaacACAGGGTTGCACAGTAAACACAGTAGTGTTTCCTTTATGCAATGTATTTctgtagtgctttttttttctattttcctcAGGAGTAATGTAAACCGCAGCAACATATTTTGACCAGTTAAAAAAGTAAAGggcttttcttttcctcttaaAAATATGGACTGAAAAGCAGCATATATTAATACTAAACAAACCAACAGGCCGATGCTGTGTACAACTGAAGGGCCATTTGAGGTTTCATGAAATTACAGCATTTTTGTTCTCCCTCAGACAGACGTCAAGAAAACAAATGGGAAAGAAAAGCTCCATGGTCTGAGTAAAAGAAGAACCCCATtcagagcaacaacaacaacaacaacaaagtgcTCAAGGCTCTATGTACAAGTATGTGCTGTATAGAAATATTTGTTTGGTACTTTTGGGTATCTAATACACAAACCTTGGGTTTTGttcatttctttaattttctgTACAAAGTTATCAATGTAAAAAGTTCAGGCATAATAAGCTAAGCTATGTTGTACAAgttgaaaatgactgaaataaagAAGACAAAGTTTCTACGTTTTGTCTTGTTCAGGATTATGCTGTATCTTAACAAAACAGGGGGATTTGAATTTCTCCCTCAAGCCCTCCAGAAGACCACGTGCATTAACGTTGAAGATGGCATGTCTTTGAAATGACTGCTCgaatgtctgtgtcactgtagaTGAGGACAAGAGACGAGTAGCATCACTTGGCTTTGGTTGATGCTGGAGAGTatttaatgtgagttttttTCAAAGCATGGTAACCAAACACATCACCCCTCAATCTCACTGCCAGCCATGTGTgcttacgtgtgtgtgtgtgtgtgagggatgcatatttaacaacagcatgtttcactgtgtgcatgtgtatataTGAATGCGTCTGAAAAGGgtggcagagagcagagaagtTTGAGTCTGACCAGGGCCACGATGCTCACAGCTGTTTGGAGCACAGCTAGTACAAATACTTACAACATGAGGGTGAACATGAGGTTCAGCCTTTTGGAAAATGAGGGAACGGTCCACTGGCAGACTCTCTGTGGCTCTTTTTGAGGTTTCTGTTGTCCTGGCTACCATAAACAATACATCACTGATTTCTAGACATTTAGaaagaagaacagcaacaaagaaaacattttcagcaAGGTGTGACACTGACAAGCTATGAAATCCTCACAGTCTGGTGACACACTTACTCTTAGGCTATCAGAAGACAGATGGTTTAGTGCCATCTCTGAGTCTGACAGTCTGACCTGTGCTATCAAAGTCCTCCAGCTTGAAGTGCTCACTGCACAGCACAGAGTGCCCACTGGCAGAAAAGTGTTTCCTTCTTAAAGCTCGTTTCCACTGCCTCCCCAGTGCCTTCTCTCTGGGAAACCTGCGAAGTGTGAGAAAAGTTAGCTGGCAAGCTTAATACAGTCAGATTCATGATTACTCTACATGACATTACTACTATTCTATTTAAACTCCTtttaatacacacactgaaggAAGCTGTGTGATTACATCTCATTGGAACTGTACCTTTTATGATTACATGTGACAAATTAAAATTACTGATTGGTTAATTGATGCTGTTGCAGCATCTTGGCAGTTGCTTGGCTGATTGCTTGTCATAAATATCAGttttgataaagaaaaaaagtagaTGAAAGTCTTGTGTCTCGAGTCTAAGCTTTCACAGCTAGCTAGTCGTATAGCTCTTGATGGAGTTATCCCTATGTTCCCTTGGTTCTTTGCTCACAGGGCCCTTTGTTCCCTAGCtctatttttctttcatatAAGACAAGACACAATTTCATCTGTCATGCTTTTAAGAGACAGTTTTCAATTTGTTtgcctttgtttatttttggtgtAACACTTTCTGTAAACTGGGTGGCAGAAACCTACAATGGGACTTTATACAGGAGGGGTAAATTCAGCCAGGGGTGTTGCATGCCAGTGAGGAGCATAGGGTCAATCTGAATCTCAcaccttttctttttgctttcagTATGGTACTGCAGCTGCATGACATACTGTTGGATGCAGTCAGGACATACTACGTCTTCATAACATCATGCCCTGAAATTTAACCCTCTTTCTTATATATCCATTactttggagaaaaaaaaatggcaatcTTGCCAGACATGGAGATCAACCCATGGAGCCCTGTTGTTGTCacttgtagattctaacataggCCCATTAAATTCATGACAGTGAAAGTACATATACAATTCTCTatcattgttattttcataaTTAAGCCAATTTGTTGTTGGTAAcctttatgattattttgttcattaaAACAATCAATATTCCTGTTATTGCTATTCcactggtcatcagtcacttgaatgtgctgtcatcTGTCATTAGGGCATCTGACAGCTGTGACTGAGCAGCTGTCAAAgagctgtcaagctgtcatctgtttgcagctcagtcgCTGTGACGTATCCTTTGCTGtacagaggattgtgggtcagagcAGCCAGAAAGCATGCTGACTTGCATACTGCAAATTATAACCAGACATCCTGGTATACTGCATTCGACATACTATGTATTTGGAcacactaaatctttttctgatACACTAAATAGTATGGTGGTATGGGTACTGGAATGCATGGATTACAGCTGAGGCCTACTGCATGTGCCAGTTAAGTTTTGTGTCAATTAAGTTTGCCAAAATTGCAGTACAACTGGCTTAATGGAGAGGCACTATATTCGTAAGTTAAGTATAGAGGTGTATCTGTTTAATAGCCTATATGTTGAGGCACTCAAACATGCAATCCTCTTTCTTAGTGGACGATGGAAAATGTGAAGGTCGGTCGCATCTTGTCTGACAGGGCGCCATTGTGAGGTACACGCTCTGTTACCTCTATTACCAAAGTGTATTCACTCTGACTAAAAACAAGGTAGTTTAGAGGTAGTGCATTGGGGTCTGTAATCCAGCCTTGGACATCCAGGTCATATGGATCTATGTTGTTTATTGTGATAATTTCATCCAAATACTGTTCTTTTAGGCACAGGTAACACAATCAGCATATGATGGCACCCCcatccaaaacaaaacattatagTGTGAGGTCAACTTCACATTCTCTATCATAATGGTGAAGCTAACGTTCTTCCTCTCAAAGTTGTTCTGTTGCCCTTCTTCTGTTTTAAGTTGTTGGTGTAGCCTTGTGTTTTGAGCATATGTATCTGTTGATATACAACCCCAAtttcaaaaaagttgggacaggggcaCGTTTACCATCATGTCACATCGCCTTTCCTTAtaacaacactcagtaagcATTTGGGAACTGCAGATTCTAATTGTTAAAGTTTtgaaactgaaattattttCCATTCATGCTTGATATATGACTTCAGCTGCTTAACAGTCAGGGGTCTCTGTTGTTGCATTTTGCACTTCATAATGTGCCACACATGCTCAATTGGAGACAGGTCTGGATCacaggcaggccagtctagtacctgCACTCATTTACTACGAGGCCACGCTGCTCTAACATGTGCAGAACGTGACTTGGCATTGTCTTGCTAGAGTAAACAGGGACGTCCCTGAAAAAGACCATCGTCTGggtggcagcatatgttgctccaaaacctgtatgtacctttcagcattaacGGTCCTAGAAACATGAAAAGTCAAAAGTTTGCAGAGCTTACATTGTTTCTTAATTCACAATCTATTTTACATTTGGAAAATTCACAGATGACACTTGCAACTAATTTTATCCACCACATTGAAAACAGTCGAGCCAAAACAAAGCATCACCCACCAACCAGAGCAAACTTTCTcactttacagctaaacagtgcactaaaatatgtttctgaaaacatgtgaGGGGAGAAAtgggcaatgcagtaacagaatcttgattcatatttgatcagtgctgcctattTTGACAGTTGGACCACAGCTTATAAGAGTGATtggcatgattgacagctgcattagaaaTTTCTCAGCTCTGATTAGTTGTCTATATATgatggattcttgcaaatgccattaatAGCACTACAATGAGGCAGAGGAAACAATTTTTGTTTCACAGATTATGTGTCCCATGTACAACTGTCAGGatatagagacagtttcagcaGGTTGTCCTGTGTAATCATCATCctctaaaaaatgttttgctatTAGATTTTTATAATTGCAATAGTATAAGCTCTCTGTAAGCTCTACAGCTGATAGTTCAAGTGTCACTTCTGCCTGCCACTTCTGAAACCATGAAGGAGCAATGGTGCCATCTAGTGACCAGTTATTCATCTCCATGGGGAAACTCAAGTGCCACCAGAAGCAGCTCAACTCTTACAGGCAACAAACAGGATGCACAGTACACTCAcagaacacaacaaacaaataacatcataaaaaaacatttaagacaTAATCAACAGCTGAGACCACATATAAAAGTGTGTGTTAAAAAATCTGACAGCTGCTGGAACAAAAGACCTTATGAGTCATTCAGAAGAACACTGAGGCATCCTGAGTCTCTCACTAATTTAAGAACTACCACTACCAGTGCCATTTTAAGTAGCCAGCAATGAAGAATCATAACTCCATAAACCCCTTAGGTGCAAGCAAACATACAGTCACCAACACGTATACACCAGACTACACATAAAGAGTTTTCACCACACTATCTTCAAAGCCCTCATTGTACCCTTCTAATGTTGTGCATAATATTCAACTACCAagcagctttttctttttctggcatactaaaaAATCTTACATACTGTTTTAGCTTATATATTTTATAGCATGTTAGTATGTCATGTGGGACGCAGTACGCAGCACGGTTTGTGGCCTAAATCAAATGTGtgtctgtccctttaagaaacaACCTCGGAAAGCTGCAAGGCATGATGGGTAGACGGTTCACAGCCAATCAAATCATTGTTGACAACGCGCTGTTGTTATGGAGCTGGTGAAGTCTGGTTTAAATCTGAAAAGAGGCTGAAAGTGCTTCCTGTCTCTCACAGCTGGTTAAACGCGATTTAAAAGTGTTATAAATTTTAAAATGTCCTCCACGGACCGACTGGACTTTTTACGGGAGCGTAACAAAGATTTATTGAAGCAGCTGAAGCAGCAGAGCGAGAAACTGGAGCGGCTGAGCGGCTGCAGTCAGGGCcgcaagagggagagagaggacgaggctgaggagaggagggagccGATAGACATCCTGACGATAACCGATGGAGACCGCGGTCCTGCCCGGGCTGCCCTAGCCAAACCCACCGTGAGGTTTGCGGGTAATGAAACTGTTTACGTGAGGCCAAAGACACAAGAGAAGTCAGCAGATATTAGCtaatttagctagctagctatctgATAAAACTGGTGTTGCGTGTATGTCCTCATTGGTATTATATTTGAATActacagggtgtctacaggttcTTAAAAGTATTTTCAGAAGTCAATTTTATGacaaggccttaaaagtcataaTCATCAtttatcttatttcatttatacatcatttaatttctttttgttaaaGTGAGGGAAGctccacatttctaatgttaaaaatctttaaaagacTAATATAAGACTGTCATTTTTCTTTATAATTGcgcttacctgttggcaaagaGGTGGTAGATCAACTTAATTCACTCTAACAACTAGACTATATTCCCACATGACACCtacctctgcacaagaccacatatatactacAGACCTGCAATGTTTTACCTGTGATGGTTAAGTAagttgtccaaaaatctgtcctaaatgTAATTAAAGGTTGTCTTGAAAGTTTAAAGCattaaagcattaaatttaactgtctgatacctgtagacaccctgtacTAAAGTCAGCTGGTTAAAATCATTTTGACATGCTTGAGCTTGACACAGACACCACATCACATCAAACGCAAAACTTGGATatattttgtcagttttgtcaAACACTGAGTGTCATACCCACTTTAAACTCCCTTAAGTATATTctaaaaaccacaaaaaagtAGCTAAATGCAATTTATTGTGAAGTATTTGTAAAAGGTGACTACGCAGGTCCACTACCTAGCTTCTGGAGCTGTCAGCTGTATCTCATTGGATGGATTAGTTGTAATGGAGATAGCTGAGATGTCTTGGTATGAAACTTGGGTCACATTTTACACTtatgcaaaaatacaaataagtaCATGTGAGATAGGAATGGGAACTGCAAAAAAAGGCCCTAGAGGGGCTTGATCAAGGCACTCAGGGGTAGGCCAGTACCCGAATCTATAAGTTGATAAATTTAGAAATAAGAGAAATCCTGGATGCAGTTGAAGGGTTCAGAAAAAGCTAGAACTGGGATTTTATTGTGGGTTGtgatgactgtttttatttttacatttagaaTTATATTTTTCATGCACTGACCTTTTACTgtctttttatgttgttttgtgttcctTATCATTTTACACTTTACTGCAAGCCTGTCTTGTGCATGTGATGAGTTAAAAATTCTGGAATCACTAATGGAAAAATCTTTTCCTTCATACCTTTTATCAGATACATGTGAAAAACAGACAGGCATCCAGGGATCTATTCCAGCACCACCCTTGACCTCCAAATACAAAGGAGGGACAGCTGGACACACAACACTATCTGACCTTTTCAACGATAGCAACAGACATCCTTTTGTCCACAGCAGGCTGCAGGATACTGGGCCGGTTAGCACCAAGTCCTGTCTAGTAAATCACAGCAAAAAACAGGTAAGAAAAAAGAACCAAGGACAGTCTACTCaagtttgtctctgtttttaatTAGCTGTACAGTGTCAAGTAGATCATCAGTATTAGACTGAACTTGCTCTCTAAATCTCAGTTAATGTAAACAGAATTGTTCAAACTGGTTGGCTCAAAGGAATAATTGATCTAAAACTGAAGAGGTACTCACCTCCATGTCGCTCGAAACTCACAGGAACTGGCTGTGAGATGGCTTCCATAGCTCAATCTCAGCCTTGTGTCACAGCTTGAAAGAAGAATACAAATTTCATCAGATTTCTCATAACAACTTTTTCAATTTTAACGTAATAatatcagttttattttatttgtttaaattggagcttccttccttcctgcaCTGAAGTTACTGCCTTTCAGTTTTATGTATTGTGTAATTATTGTGCAAATAAATAAGCTATAACTAAAACTATACCAGTAGGAAGGTTTGCAGTAGGAGACGATTTGGTAAATATGAGACTTGGGATCCACAAATGTAAACAGTTGACCATTTAAAACTTAGATTTTGAGTTTCTTGGGGTGATttctagctcacctggtagtgTGTGCAGTGGCCCAGGTTTGATTCTGACCTGTGGCCATTTGCTGTGTGTTATCCCACTCTCTCTCCCACCTTTCCTGTCATGCCTCAGCTGTCCTGCCAAGAAAGGCAAGAAAacgccccccaaaaaaatctattaaaaaaaaccatttGAGTACCTTCAATTCATTTTTTGCATGAACTTTCATTtactatttgtttgttttcacagaggGAGGTGCAGAGTCGAGTCACATTTCAGTCTGATGAATGCGGAGCAATACCTGCCCCAGATAGGCATCATTTACAGCCTTTACTCGGGTATGACTGGATAGCAGGTACACCTTATtggtctctctctctacctGTTTCCATCTTATACACACAGTCATATAATAGAGCCTTAACAGGTGATGTTTGCTCCCTCTAAGGAGTCCTGGATGCTGAGGACTCCTTGATAGAGCGCTCTGATGAGTTCTTCAATGACTTACACACGTTTCGATCGCTCAATAAAGACGAGTGTGTCCACCGCCCCCAAGCAGAGTGAGTGCTTCACACTTGATTACACTTGCGACTGATTGTGTGTCATGTTTGCCTGTGATTGATGATAGCATCATCAAATTACTATTAATTTTCTCTCCTCATAGATTTTCTGAGGAGAACCACTCAGTCCTGCCATCACTAACAGACAAGGACAGTCCAGAGGCTACCACAGATACTCATCAATGTAAGAGgggttatttatttaaatagactactctcatttttcttttcacgATGGCTCAAGTAATGCTCACCTCTGCTTGCTCACCTTTTGTTCAGGTACATTCTCTTACAAGATTAACAGCAGACTGTTCCCCGTCCCACTTCACTCTCAGGAGTGCTGCCCAGTGTGCAAAAAGCACAAATCCTCCCACCCTCACACTACCACTGAGCCAGCTCTCATCAGGTAATGATGATGTGCCCTTTAACTGCCTTGTACAAGCACTTAAGAACAACAGAGCACTTAAGTGGCACCAGGCAacagacatttttaatttgatacACTTTGTCCCTACTAAATGAACCCAGAGGGCGATGGATGGTGCCCTTAGGTGCAGCTGAGACTTTTTATACTGTGCCATTTTTCCTTGTTGTTCCTGTTCCTGGCTTTTATGTCTGTGAATGTTGCTGTCAAATAATTGTACATACAGTAGTAGTGTGTGTtcctttaaacacatttaagtAGAATAAAAGGGCTATGCACCAAGGCTGTGGGGTCTGGCATCCTCAGAGATTCACAGGAGTCATTCTTTACCCTTTTGAGAATGACTAATGTATTATCAGCTCTTACATAACTTGTCAAGTCATCATCAAATGAGGGGTTGATGAGGCAaaattgtgtgtgtggtctAAAATTTGTCTATTTGAGGGTCCATGCAATGAAAATCAACCAAGTTTTACCACTGTAGCAGCAGCATGTCTGTTGTCTCATTagtttccattttgtttgatttgtaaGGG
This region of Epinephelus fuscoguttatus linkage group LG1, E.fuscoguttatus.final_Chr_v1 genomic DNA includes:
- the LOC125889324 gene encoding migration and invasion-inhibitory protein isoform X1 gives rise to the protein MSSTDRLDFLRERNKDLLKQLKQQSEKLERLSGCSQGRKREREDEAEERREPIDILTITDGDRGPARAALAKPTVRFADTCEKQTGIQGSIPAPPLTSKYKGGTAGHTTLSDLFNDSNRHPFVHSRLQDTGPVSTKSCLVNHSKKQREVQSRVTFQSDECGAIPAPDRHHLQPLLGYDWIAGVLDAEDSLIERSDEFFNDLHTFRSLNKDECVHRPQAEFSEENHSVLPSLTDKDSPEATTDTHQCTFSYKINSRLFPVPLHSQECCPVCKKHKSSHPHTTTEPALIRVSIPRSTLLPPYKYKAHRRCSFDPSDSLGLPSHCLSGWSNTGQSMLPPPSSLDLRSSLNMKRSTEAQEKELEVIHCRLPTDLSAHKVSGNLISDVSCLARHNFQHFSSKRKQGSTFYPLH
- the LOC125889324 gene encoding migration and invasion-inhibitory protein isoform X2 yields the protein MSSTDRLDFLRERNKDLLKQLKQQSEKLERLSGCSQGRKREREDEAEERREPIDILTITDGDRGPARAALAKPTVRFADTCEKQTGIQGSIPAPPLTSKYKGGTAGHTTLSDLFNDSNRHPFVHSRLQDTGPVSTKSCLVNHSKKQREVQSRVTFQSDECGAIPAPDRHHLQPLLGYDWIAGVLDAEDSLIERSDEFFNDLHTFRSLNKDECVHRPQAEFSEENHSVLPSLTDKDSPEATTDTHQCTFSYKINSRLFPVPLHSQECCPVCKKHKSSHPHTTTEPALIRVSIPRSTLLPPYKYKAHRRCSFDPSDSLGLPSHCLSGWSNTGQSMLPPPSSLDLRSSLNMKRSTEAQEKELEDLSAHKVSGNLISDVSCLARHNFQHFSSKRKQGSTFYPLH